The following are encoded in a window of Carya illinoinensis cultivar Pawnee chromosome 15, C.illinoinensisPawnee_v1, whole genome shotgun sequence genomic DNA:
- the LOC122296279 gene encoding disease resistance protein RUN1-like isoform X1, translated as MTSSSMAFQSEASSSSSSSSSSLSSSTHLWNHDVFLSFRGEDVRYGFISHLHQGLNQRGIKTYIDSINLERGEEISPVLCKAIEESIISIIVLSKNYAESRWCLDELLKILDCKETIALPIFYHVDPSEVRHQKGIFGESFDKLGDKLKDNAKMLKWKVALKRVADLSGFTLAKCRKESEFILEIIQWVDLKMVNQTPLSVAKYPIGIESRIQDIYQHLSIGNKDIISIVGIFGTGGIGKTTISKDIYNRISSQFEGSCFLEEVRETSKQLGGLMKLQNTLLYDILGTSLDVHDKNRGINVIRDRLHSKRILLILDDVDELVQLENLVGDRDWFGSGSRIIITTRDQHLLEVFEVDLKYEVMILDDNEALQLFSLHAFKEKEPLKDFMDISKQVTKYAQGLPLALTVLGSDLKSQSIKHWKSAMDKYKNIPHSDIQKVLLVSYAGLHDADKEIFLDIAFFFKGESLENVTKIFDSCGFYPNHGIERLKDKCLITIEGQNKRVGMHDLLQAMGREIVRQESPKKPSKRSRLWNHEDIHKVLQDSTGLNKIEGILLHLPEGDEVISLHSEAFRNMKSLRVFINRTAHFSCAPNYLSNKLRVLDWNNYPSPYLPPNFQGKNLIILRMQHSLIKELGNRFKPKNLTIMKFENCEFLEKIPDLSSLLNLKELAVQFCTRLVEVHDSVGSLENLSTLDFFHCSKLRILPRSLNLRSLCYLGLQDCTSIRYLPEIDCKMESLIQLNLRDTAIEELPLSIGNLIRLESLYLRGCKNLMHLPIACIRLQHLRWLEIGGNFPNLVKKMRDDGLGNFPNLVKSMRDDGLSLMAFESTKMEAEMSLREERLHELASPTTSSNGSTGLQLLNLQNCFQSETNFFPISSLFTMLNSSSSLRHLHLSYPHIVCLLTSIKDIMSLESLSLCYYCKLEEIPELPPNIREIDVRGCETLEIFREVLKILELNGSHIRSLRRIHLNSCYKMHENIWNDKVQNPLLWKGLYEYDATLFPENQSPKWLTFFHNFLKDNGIVKEPDNYVRPRGEEEWVIDIEGPHNLEEINGILLYIIIYFKDASVDGTIDHTNAKITNKRSDHVCLIEGVQLVNKGSYRRGNSTGYAIWVGYSNLQSFKLPVLENLRVQFDLRCKGMVRFYKSCRAKVVYKNETLEPYHPH; from the exons ATGACTTCTTCTTCTATGGCCTTTCAATCAGaagcttcttcatcttcttcatcttcttcatcctcTTTGTCTTCTTCCACCCATCTATGGAATCACGATGTATTCTTGAGCTTTAGAGGTGAAGATGTTCGCTATGGCTTTATTTCCCATCTACACCAAGGTTTGAATCAAAGGGGAATCAAAACTTACATAGACAGCATTAATCTTGAAAGAGGGGAGGAAATTTCACCGGTACTTTGTAAAGCTATTGAAGAGTCAATAATTTCTATCATTGTACTATCTAAAAATTATGCAGAATCTAGATGGTGTTTAGACGAGCTATTGAAGATTCTTGATTGCAAGGAAACAATTGCTCTACCAATTTTTTACCACGTAGATCCATCGGAAGTACGGCATCAAAAAGGGATTTTCGGAGAATCCTTTGATAAACTTGGAGATAAACTTAAGGATAATGCAAAGATGCTGAAATGGAAGGTAGCTTTGAAAAGAGTAGCTGATTTGTCTGGTTTCACATTAGCGAAGTGCCG GAAAGAGTCAGAATTTATCCTGGAAATCATTCAATGGGTGGATTTAAAAATGGTAAATCAAACACCTCTAAGTGTTGCCAAGTATCCAATTGGAATAGAGTCTCGTATACAAGATATTTATCAGCATTTAAGTATTGGAAATAAGGATATTATAAGCATTGTAGGGATATTTGGGACTGGTGGAATTGGGAAGACAACTATTTCAAAAGATATCTATAATCGGATTTCTTCTCAATTTGAAGGAAGTTGTTTCTTGGAAGAAGTTagagaaacttcaaaacaatTAGGAGGTCTGATGAAGCTGCAAAATACCCTTCTTTACGATATTTTAGGAACAAGTTTGGATGTTCATGATAAGAACAGAGGCATCAATGTGATTCGGGATAGACTTCATTCTAAAAGGATTCTACTAATTCTTGATGACGTGGATGAGTTGGTCCAACTAGAAAATTTAGTTGGAGATCGTGATTGGTTTGGCTCAGGAAGTAGAATCATTataacaacaagagatcaacaCTTATTAGAAGTCTTTGAAGTTGATTTAAAGTACGAGGTGATGATTTTGGATGACAATGAAGCTCTTCAGCTCTTTAGTTTGCATGctttcaaggaaaaagaaccactGAAGGATTTTATGGACATATCTAAACAAGTAACAAAATATGCTCAAGGTCTTCCACTAGCTTTAACAGTGCTAGGTTCGGATCTAAAAAGTCAAAGCATAAAACATTGGAAAAGTGCAAtggataaatataaaaacattccCCACAGTGATATTCAGAAAGTACTCTTAGTGAGTTATGCAGGTCTGCATGATGCTGATAAGGAAATATtccttgatattgcatttttcttCAAGGGAGAATCTTTGGAAAATGTCACGAAAATATTTGATTCTTGTGGTTTTTATCCGAATCATGGAATCGAGAGGCTTAAAGACAAGTGTCTTATTACTATTGAAGGGCAAAATAAACGTgttgggatgcatgacttgctACAAGCTATGGGACGAGAAATTGTTCGACAAGAATCACCCAAAAAACCTAGCAAACGTAGTAGACTATGGAATCACGAGGATATCCATAAAGTGTTGCAAGACAGTACG GGGCTAAACAAAATTGAAGGCATACTATTACATTTACCTGAAGGCGATGAGGTGATAAGCTTGCATTCGGAAGCATTTCGAAATATGAAAAGCCTTAGAGTCTTTATAAATCGTACTGCACATTTTTCTTGTGCACCCAATTATCTCTCCAACAAATTAAGAGTCCTTGATTGGAATAACTATCCTTCACCATATTTGCCACCTAATTTTCAAGGGAAGAATCTCATTATTTTGAGAATGCAGCATAGCCTCATAAAGGAGTTAGGGAATAGATTTAAGCCCAAG aATTTGACAATTATGAAATTCGAAAATTGTGAATTCTTAGAAAAGATTCCGGATCTTTCAAGCCTCttaaatttgaaggaattgGCTGTCCAATTTTGTACAAGATTAGTTGAGGTGCATGATTCTGTTGGATCTTTGGAAAATCTTTCTACGTTGGATTTTTTTCATTGCTCTAAACTCCGAATCCTTCCAAGAAGCCTCAATTTGAGATCTTTATGCTACCTTGGTCTTCAGGATTGCACAAGCATTCGTTATCTTCCAGAAATCGACTGTAAAATGGAATCTTTAATTCAATTGAATCTACGTGACACCGCAATAGAAGAGCTACCTTTATCCATCGGCAACCTCATACGACTCGAGTCTTTATATTTAAGAGGCTGCAAAAACCTTATGCATCTCCCAATTGCTTGCATTCGGCTGCAACATTTACGTTGGCTCGAGATTGGTGGTAATTTTCCAAATCTTGTAAAGAAGATGAGGGATGATGGGCTGGGTAATTTTCCAAATCTTGTAAAGAGTATGAGGGATGATGGGCTATCCCTTATGGCTTTTGAGTCTACAAAAATGGAAGCGGAGATGTCATTACGTGAAGAACGACTCCATGAATTGGCGTCCCCAACGACTTCAAGCAATGGGAGCACTGGATTACAATTGTTGAATCTTCAAAATTGTTTCCAATCAGaaacaaatttctttccaatATCTAGTTTATTTACCATGTTGAACTCCTCTTCCAGTTTGCGTCATTTACATCTATCGTACCCTCATATTGTCTGCCTTCTCACGAGCATCAAAGATATTATGAGCCTCGAATCTCTTTCCTTATGCTATTATTGTAAACTTGAAGAAATACCAGAGCTTCCACCAAATATAAGAGAAATAGATGTTAGAGGATGCGAGACATTAGAAATATTTCGGGAAGTACTAAAAATATTGGAACTCAATGGAAGCCACATCAGATCGCTACGAAGAATTCATTTGAACAGCTGCTACAAAATGCATGAGAATATATGGAATGATAAAGTGCAAAATCCTTTATTGTGgaag GGACTCTATGAATATGATGCTACTCTGTTTCCAGAAAATCAGTCTCCAAAGTGGTTGACTTTTTTTCATAACTTCTTAAAAGATAATGGAATAGTGAAGGAGCCAGATAATTATGTCAGACCAAGGGGAGAAGAAGAGTGGGTAATAGATATCGAGGGGCCACACAATTTGGAGGAGATAAACGGAATTTTACTGtatatcataatatattttaaagatgCTTCAGTGGATGGTACAATTGATCATACTAATGCTAAGATAACCAATAAGAGGTCAGATCATGTATGCCTTATTGAAGGGGTACAATTGGTTAATAAGGGTTCGTACCGCAGGGGAAATAGTACTGGATATGCTATATGGGTGGGGTACTCCAATTTACAATCTTTTAAACTTCCAGTTTTGGAAAATTTGCGAGTTCAATTCGATCTTCGATGTAAAGGGATGGTGCGGTTTTATAAAAGTTGCAGAGCTAAAGTGGTATACAAGAATGAAA CATTGGAGCCTTACCACCCACACTGA
- the LOC122296279 gene encoding disease resistance protein RUN1-like isoform X3, with product MLKWKVALKRVADLSGFTLAKCRKESEFILEIIQWVDLKMVNQTPLSVAKYPIGIESRIQDIYQHLSIGNKDIISIVGIFGTGGIGKTTISKDIYNRISSQFEGSCFLEEVRETSKQLGGLMKLQNTLLYDILGTSLDVHDKNRGINVIRDRLHSKRILLILDDVDELVQLENLVGDRDWFGSGSRIIITTRDQHLLEVFEVDLKYEVMILDDNEALQLFSLHAFKEKEPLKDFMDISKQVTKYAQGLPLALTVLGSDLKSQSIKHWKSAMDKYKNIPHSDIQKVLLVSYAGLHDADKEIFLDIAFFFKGESLENVTKIFDSCGFYPNHGIERLKDKCLITIEGQNKRVGMHDLLQAMGREIVRQESPKKPSKRSRLWNHEDIHKVLQDSTGLNKIEGILLHLPEGDEVISLHSEAFRNMKSLRVFINRTAHFSCAPNYLSNKLRVLDWNNYPSPYLPPNFQGKNLIILRMQHSLIKELGNRFKPKNLTIMKFENCEFLEKIPDLSSLLNLKELAVQFCTRLVEVHDSVGSLENLSTLDFFHCSKLRILPRSLNLRSLCYLGLQDCTSIRYLPEIDCKMESLIQLNLRDTAIEELPLSIGNLIRLESLYLRGCKNLMHLPIACIRLQHLRWLEIGGNFPNLVKKMRDDGLGNFPNLVKSMRDDGLSLMAFESTKMEAEMSLREERLHELASPTTSSNGSTGLQLLNLQNCFQSETNFFPISSLFTMLNSSSSLRHLHLSYPHIVCLLTSIKDIMSLESLSLCYYCKLEEIPELPPNIREIDVRGCETLEIFREVLKILELNGSHIRSLRRIHLNSCYKMHENIWNDKVQNPLLWKGLYEYDATLFPENQSPKWLTFFHNFLKDNGIVKEPDNYVRPRGEEEWVIDIEGPHNLEEINGILLYIIIYFKDASVDGTIDHTNAKITNKRSDHVCLIEGVQLVNKGSYRRGNSTGYAIWVGYSNLQSFKLPVLENLRVQFDLRCKGMVRFYKSCRAKVVYKNETLEPYHPH from the exons ATGCTGAAATGGAAGGTAGCTTTGAAAAGAGTAGCTGATTTGTCTGGTTTCACATTAGCGAAGTGCCG GAAAGAGTCAGAATTTATCCTGGAAATCATTCAATGGGTGGATTTAAAAATGGTAAATCAAACACCTCTAAGTGTTGCCAAGTATCCAATTGGAATAGAGTCTCGTATACAAGATATTTATCAGCATTTAAGTATTGGAAATAAGGATATTATAAGCATTGTAGGGATATTTGGGACTGGTGGAATTGGGAAGACAACTATTTCAAAAGATATCTATAATCGGATTTCTTCTCAATTTGAAGGAAGTTGTTTCTTGGAAGAAGTTagagaaacttcaaaacaatTAGGAGGTCTGATGAAGCTGCAAAATACCCTTCTTTACGATATTTTAGGAACAAGTTTGGATGTTCATGATAAGAACAGAGGCATCAATGTGATTCGGGATAGACTTCATTCTAAAAGGATTCTACTAATTCTTGATGACGTGGATGAGTTGGTCCAACTAGAAAATTTAGTTGGAGATCGTGATTGGTTTGGCTCAGGAAGTAGAATCATTataacaacaagagatcaacaCTTATTAGAAGTCTTTGAAGTTGATTTAAAGTACGAGGTGATGATTTTGGATGACAATGAAGCTCTTCAGCTCTTTAGTTTGCATGctttcaaggaaaaagaaccactGAAGGATTTTATGGACATATCTAAACAAGTAACAAAATATGCTCAAGGTCTTCCACTAGCTTTAACAGTGCTAGGTTCGGATCTAAAAAGTCAAAGCATAAAACATTGGAAAAGTGCAAtggataaatataaaaacattccCCACAGTGATATTCAGAAAGTACTCTTAGTGAGTTATGCAGGTCTGCATGATGCTGATAAGGAAATATtccttgatattgcatttttcttCAAGGGAGAATCTTTGGAAAATGTCACGAAAATATTTGATTCTTGTGGTTTTTATCCGAATCATGGAATCGAGAGGCTTAAAGACAAGTGTCTTATTACTATTGAAGGGCAAAATAAACGTgttgggatgcatgacttgctACAAGCTATGGGACGAGAAATTGTTCGACAAGAATCACCCAAAAAACCTAGCAAACGTAGTAGACTATGGAATCACGAGGATATCCATAAAGTGTTGCAAGACAGTACG GGGCTAAACAAAATTGAAGGCATACTATTACATTTACCTGAAGGCGATGAGGTGATAAGCTTGCATTCGGAAGCATTTCGAAATATGAAAAGCCTTAGAGTCTTTATAAATCGTACTGCACATTTTTCTTGTGCACCCAATTATCTCTCCAACAAATTAAGAGTCCTTGATTGGAATAACTATCCTTCACCATATTTGCCACCTAATTTTCAAGGGAAGAATCTCATTATTTTGAGAATGCAGCATAGCCTCATAAAGGAGTTAGGGAATAGATTTAAGCCCAAG aATTTGACAATTATGAAATTCGAAAATTGTGAATTCTTAGAAAAGATTCCGGATCTTTCAAGCCTCttaaatttgaaggaattgGCTGTCCAATTTTGTACAAGATTAGTTGAGGTGCATGATTCTGTTGGATCTTTGGAAAATCTTTCTACGTTGGATTTTTTTCATTGCTCTAAACTCCGAATCCTTCCAAGAAGCCTCAATTTGAGATCTTTATGCTACCTTGGTCTTCAGGATTGCACAAGCATTCGTTATCTTCCAGAAATCGACTGTAAAATGGAATCTTTAATTCAATTGAATCTACGTGACACCGCAATAGAAGAGCTACCTTTATCCATCGGCAACCTCATACGACTCGAGTCTTTATATTTAAGAGGCTGCAAAAACCTTATGCATCTCCCAATTGCTTGCATTCGGCTGCAACATTTACGTTGGCTCGAGATTGGTGGTAATTTTCCAAATCTTGTAAAGAAGATGAGGGATGATGGGCTGGGTAATTTTCCAAATCTTGTAAAGAGTATGAGGGATGATGGGCTATCCCTTATGGCTTTTGAGTCTACAAAAATGGAAGCGGAGATGTCATTACGTGAAGAACGACTCCATGAATTGGCGTCCCCAACGACTTCAAGCAATGGGAGCACTGGATTACAATTGTTGAATCTTCAAAATTGTTTCCAATCAGaaacaaatttctttccaatATCTAGTTTATTTACCATGTTGAACTCCTCTTCCAGTTTGCGTCATTTACATCTATCGTACCCTCATATTGTCTGCCTTCTCACGAGCATCAAAGATATTATGAGCCTCGAATCTCTTTCCTTATGCTATTATTGTAAACTTGAAGAAATACCAGAGCTTCCACCAAATATAAGAGAAATAGATGTTAGAGGATGCGAGACATTAGAAATATTTCGGGAAGTACTAAAAATATTGGAACTCAATGGAAGCCACATCAGATCGCTACGAAGAATTCATTTGAACAGCTGCTACAAAATGCATGAGAATATATGGAATGATAAAGTGCAAAATCCTTTATTGTGgaag GGACTCTATGAATATGATGCTACTCTGTTTCCAGAAAATCAGTCTCCAAAGTGGTTGACTTTTTTTCATAACTTCTTAAAAGATAATGGAATAGTGAAGGAGCCAGATAATTATGTCAGACCAAGGGGAGAAGAAGAGTGGGTAATAGATATCGAGGGGCCACACAATTTGGAGGAGATAAACGGAATTTTACTGtatatcataatatattttaaagatgCTTCAGTGGATGGTACAATTGATCATACTAATGCTAAGATAACCAATAAGAGGTCAGATCATGTATGCCTTATTGAAGGGGTACAATTGGTTAATAAGGGTTCGTACCGCAGGGGAAATAGTACTGGATATGCTATATGGGTGGGGTACTCCAATTTACAATCTTTTAAACTTCCAGTTTTGGAAAATTTGCGAGTTCAATTCGATCTTCGATGTAAAGGGATGGTGCGGTTTTATAAAAGTTGCAGAGCTAAAGTGGTATACAAGAATGAAA CATTGGAGCCTTACCACCCACACTGA